ATTCTGTATCCGTCCAAAACCGGTGCTTACAACTCCATACGCGGTGAGGTAACCTATCAGGCGATGCAGGATATAAGAATTTGTGATGCCTTAGCACAAAAAATCGGCAAAGAAAAGGTCGTTGAGATGATTGACAAAGCCGCAAAACGCGACCTTCGTTTTGACGACTATCCCATCTGCAACAAATTCTTAGAAGATTTACAACAGCAAATGATTGAGCTTCTTAAATGAAAAACAGCCTGAGCTTTGCTCAGGTTGTTTTTATATACATTCAATATTCTGTAATTTTTTAATCAGCGGTACGCGTTCTTTGGAAGCTTCTAATTTGTTTTCATAAACCAGATTCAGGCAACGACGTACCAGCTCGTTATGCGCTTCGCAGTTAAACAGATTCTTAACCGCCAGAAAATCGCGGATTTCACGGTTGCCGTCTGCGAAGAATTCACGCACATAGTGGTGCATGCTGTTTACATAGTGAGCTTGTGTAGTACAGAACGCATCAAACCATTTCTGTATCTCCTCAGGCTTGTCTAAAGGCTCATTTAAGCACTCCATATATTTCATGAATTTTTCTTTTTCCTCACCCTTTAACATCGTGATTTTTTCCGCTGTAAAGGTATAAGGATGAATGTTAAGACCTACGCCCTCTTCCGAAAAGTCCACCTCGCTCATGTAGCCGTAATACCAGCTTTGATTTTCTCTTGTAAAATCATACGGGAAGAACAGATTGCCCATGCTGTACACAATCGGCTTTCCGTTATACATTTCAAACCCCTGCGGACAATGGGTGTGCATCGCAATAACCGCTTCTGCACCGATATCAATGAAATGACGGTAAAGCTCTGTTTTCATGGGAGACGGAAATGGGTTGTATTCGTTACCGCCATGGAAGTACATAACAGGCTTTTGCCCTTGCTTTAACGCATTGAAAATCGCGCGGCTGCATTCGCCTAAGCTATAGCCTGCCGTACCGCATTCGGTAGCTGTTGCGGCACCGAATTCATTCTCACAAACCGCAATGATTGCAATTTTCATACCGTCCTTTTCCAAAACCGCAGGCTTATAGGCTTCAGCGGTATTGTCTCCCGCGCCGATGCAGGTATAGCCCTTGCTTTCCAAAAGCTTACGGCTGGAGTGAAACACGGTTGCCCCGAAATCCATGCTGTGATTGTTTGCCATGCCTAAAATATCGGGCTTTAACGCATCAATATATGCGACAAATTCCTCATCCGCCGCAAGATTCGGACCGGTTTTCGGAATGGGTTCACCATCTTCTGCTTTGCCGAATACACACTCTGCATTAATCATGGAAAAATCTGCACTATGCAATACCTCTGCAGGCTCCGCC
This genomic stretch from Clostridia bacterium harbors:
- a CDS encoding DUF4091 domain-containing protein, with the translated sequence YYCCGPIYTFTNSFLSIPSARVRILGLQLFKYDIKGFLHWGLNFYNTAHSIYTIDPYLTTSSDGSFPSGDGYILYPSKTGAYNSIRGEVTYQAMQDIRICDALAQKIGKEKVVEMIDKAAKRDLRFDDYPICNKFLEDLQQQMIELLK
- a CDS encoding CapA family protein, whose amino-acid sequence is MKIMFGSDVALYKMNEFPGVDKVKEAMAEPAEVLHSADFSMINAECVFGKAEDGEPIPKTGPNLAADEEFVAYIDALKPDILGMANNHSMDFGATVFHSSRKLLESKGYTCIGAGDNTAEAYKPAVLEKDGMKIAIIAVCENEFGAATATECGTAGYSLGECSRAIFNALKQGQKPVMYFHGGNEYNPFPSPMKTELYRHFIDIGAEAVIAMHTHCPQGFEMYNGKPIVYSMGNLFFPYDFTRENQSWYYGYMSEVDFSEEGVGLNIHPYTFTAEKITMLKGEEKEKFMKYMECLNEPLDKPEEIQKWFDAFCTTQAHYVNSMHHYVREFFADGNREIRDFLAVKNLFNCEAHNELVRRCLNLVYENKLEASKERVPLIKKLQNIECI